The following proteins are co-located in the Halarcobacter sp. genome:
- the folP gene encoding dihydropteroate synthase, with the protein MQTFKTKIMGVVNANEDSFFYKSRFQNENAIKHIEKLISEGADIIDLGGVSSRPGSEVVSKEEELRRLKPILDLIYKQKLFEKAIFSLDSYEPEVLKYALDCGFKIVNDITGLENDEVCRISAQYNAQVIIMHMQSNPKQMQENPTYENVVKEVDEFFEQRVSKAKSFGIDDIVLDVGIGFGKNLHHNLLLLKNLEYFKHFGYELLIGASRKSMIDMVVSSSVEERLPGTLAIHLESINNGASIIRCHDVKEHYQAIKLQEAINSTEIL; encoded by the coding sequence ATGCAAACATTTAAAACAAAAATTATGGGTGTTGTAAATGCAAATGAAGACTCATTTTTTTATAAAAGTAGATTTCAAAATGAAAATGCAATAAAACATATAGAAAAATTAATATCTGAAGGTGCAGATATTATTGACTTAGGTGGAGTATCTAGTCGTCCTGGAAGTGAAGTTGTTAGTAAAGAAGAAGAATTAAGAAGATTAAAACCAATTTTAGATTTAATATATAAACAAAAACTTTTTGAAAAAGCTATATTTTCACTTGATTCTTATGAACCAGAAGTTTTAAAGTATGCACTTGATTGTGGATTTAAAATAGTTAATGATATTACTGGACTTGAAAATGATGAAGTTTGTAGAATAAGTGCTCAATATAATGCGCAAGTTATTATTATGCATATGCAAAGTAATCCAAAACAGATGCAAGAAAACCCTACTTATGAAAATGTAGTTAAAGAAGTTGATGAATTTTTTGAGCAAAGAGTATCAAAAGCAAAAAGTTTTGGTATTGATGATATAGTTTTAGATGTAGGGATTGGTTTTGGTAAAAACTTACACCATAATCTTTTATTATTAAAAAATTTAGAATATTTTAAACATTTTGGGTATGAGTTACTTATTGGAGCAAGTAGAAAATCTATGATTGATATGGTTGTTTCTTCTTCTGTAGAAGAGAGATTGCCTGGAACATTAGCAATTCATTTAGAATCTATAAATAATGGGGCTTCAATTATTAGATGTCATGATGTAAAAGAACATTATCAAGCAATAAAACTACAAGAAGCAATAAATAGTACTGAGATACTTTAG
- the bamA gene encoding outer membrane protein assembly factor BamA, with product MKKKSILLSIAFASLLNAEGIKSVEYINLTKISPTVAKETFSLNEDEELSLVKINQAVKDFYKYGYFEDISVQNDNGVLKFFFKEKPSVANVDILGYKTRDKDLEGLKKQIGLSKGTMYSTEKVKKAKEELLRELEKEGYINSVVEVEVENLNENAVSITFNINKGDEIVIKKVNYFGAEDLDNGDFERVTANKEEEFASWFITQNDGELKADQLKYDGKRIQELYFENGYIDAKVENPFLEVDFASNQADLDFYIEEGKQYYTNKIKIYIQSELVKPKFFYNELKLKEDRVFNIKKLRKDAEFIKTKIADLGYAFANVTYDIKKDEKNGTVDIVYRAVPGEKVYIRDVKITGNSRTLDRVIRRNIYLAPGDLFSMTDFKESRNKLARTGYFDDVRIEQKRITKDKMDLVVKVKEAPTGNIILGGGYGSYDKLMFNASIKEKNLFGSGIAATLTADLSAVETKFNLSFDNPSIRDSKFSGSFNLYNVEDEYDKSYYDLTKKTKGMSIGVGRAIMRNLYAGVKYQLDFIKEDYEYSLNYTGTQAVDQDYTSSSIIPYLSFNNTDDYYLPRYGMKAGTSLQYAGVGGDSKYIKSKTYFKYFYSLTDLYDLDWIFRYRSQINVLLDRGRINQGDSLYLGGTKTLRGFKSSAFGPQDPLIEEPYKKMFANSLELSFPFADLTDMRWGVFYDYGMIGQNSFTDIKRSSVGAVFEWKSPFGPLQLIFAQPIDDEPTDDTSSFEFALGSSF from the coding sequence GTGAAAAAAAAGAGTATCTTATTATCAATAGCCTTCGCATCACTTTTAAATGCTGAAGGAATTAAGTCTGTAGAGTATATTAATTTAACAAAGATCTCTCCTACTGTTGCAAAAGAAACTTTTAGTCTTAATGAAGACGAGGAATTAAGTTTAGTGAAAATAAATCAAGCTGTAAAAGATTTTTATAAATATGGATATTTTGAAGATATTTCAGTACAAAATGATAATGGAGTATTAAAGTTTTTCTTTAAAGAAAAACCTTCAGTTGCTAATGTAGATATTCTTGGATATAAAACTAGGGATAAAGATTTAGAAGGTTTAAAAAAACAAATTGGTCTTAGTAAGGGTACAATGTATTCAACTGAAAAGGTAAAAAAAGCAAAAGAAGAATTACTAAGAGAGTTAGAAAAAGAAGGATACATTAATTCAGTAGTTGAAGTTGAAGTTGAGAATTTAAATGAAAATGCTGTTTCTATCACTTTTAATATAAATAAAGGTGATGAAATTGTTATTAAAAAAGTTAACTATTTTGGTGCCGAAGATTTAGATAATGGAGATTTTGAAAGAGTAACTGCAAATAAAGAAGAAGAGTTTGCCTCTTGGTTTATAACACAAAATGATGGAGAGTTAAAAGCTGACCAGTTAAAATATGATGGAAAAAGAATTCAAGAATTATATTTTGAAAATGGTTATATTGATGCAAAAGTTGAAAATCCTTTCTTAGAAGTTGATTTTGCATCAAATCAAGCTGACTTAGATTTTTATATTGAAGAAGGTAAACAATACTATACAAATAAAATTAAAATTTATATACAATCTGAACTTGTTAAACCTAAGTTCTTTTATAATGAATTAAAATTAAAAGAAGATAGAGTATTTAATATTAAAAAGCTTAGAAAAGATGCTGAATTTATAAAAACTAAAATTGCAGATTTAGGATATGCTTTTGCAAATGTAACTTATGATATTAAAAAAGATGAAAAAAATGGCACAGTAGATATTGTATATAGAGCGGTACCTGGAGAAAAAGTATATATTAGAGATGTTAAAATCACAGGAAATAGTAGAACTTTAGATAGAGTTATTAGAAGAAATATCTATTTAGCACCTGGTGATTTATTTTCTATGACAGATTTTAAAGAGTCAAGAAATAAATTAGCTAGAACAGGTTATTTTGATGATGTAAGAATTGAACAAAAAAGAATTACTAAAGATAAAATGGATTTAGTAGTTAAAGTAAAAGAAGCGCCAACTGGGAATATTATTTTAGGTGGAGGTTATGGTTCTTATGATAAATTAATGTTTAATGCTTCAATTAAAGAAAAGAATCTTTTTGGTTCAGGAATTGCAGCAACTTTAACAGCAGATTTGTCAGCTGTTGAAACAAAATTTAATTTGTCTTTTGATAACCCTTCAATTCGTGATAGTAAGTTTTCAGGTAGTTTTAACTTATACAATGTTGAAGATGAGTATGATAAATCATACTATGATTTAACCAAGAAAACAAAAGGTATGTCTATTGGTGTTGGACGAGCTATTATGAGAAATCTTTATGCTGGAGTTAAATACCAATTAGATTTTATTAAAGAGGATTATGAATATTCTTTAAATTATACAGGTACACAAGCTGTGGATCAAGATTATACATCAAGTTCTATAATTCCATATTTATCATTTAACAATACAGATGATTATTATTTACCAAGGTATGGTATGAAAGCTGGTACATCATTACAATATGCAGGAGTTGGTGGTGATTCTAAATATATTAAAAGTAAAACATACTTTAAATATTTTTATTCTTTAACTGATTTATATGATTTAGATTGGATTTTTAGATATAGAAGTCAAATAAATGTCCTTCTTGATAGAGGAAGAATTAATCAAGGGGATTCTTTATATTTAGGTGGAACAAAAACTTTAAGAGGATTTAAATCTAGTGCATTTGGTCCTCAAGATCCATTAATTGAAGAACCATACAAGAAAATGTTTGCAAACTCATTGGAGTTAAGTTTCCCATTTGCTGATTTAACAGATATGAGATGGGGAGTTTTTTATGATTATGGGATGATTGGTCAAAATTCATTTACAGATATTAAAAGATCAAGTGTTGGTGCTGTTTTTGAATGGAAATCACCATTTGGTCCATTACAATTGATTTTTGCTCAACCTATTGATGATGAACCTACTGATGATACATCATCATTTGAATTTGCACTGGGGTCATCTTTCTAA
- the prmC gene encoding peptide chain release factor N(5)-glutamine methyltransferase has protein sequence MTIKETVRKYSQKLKYVTHIPAKEIEILICHLLDKNNIWLHINYNSTFEKEKELEKLVNKRATNYPLEYIINKASFYGESFITKEGVLIPRPETELLVDNAIEILKNRNCKTKVLEIGTGSGIISVMLALLIEDIEIIAVDINQKALDLAKQNAIKHKVSNKIDFRYSNLYENVNEDDIFMTISNPPYIANDYKLPENVKFEPSNALFGGNIGDELLKDIIDSTYKRDIKYLLCEMGYDQKQPLENYFKSFDIKNYEFYKDYEKFDRGFTIQFN, from the coding sequence ATGACAATAAAAGAAACTGTTAGAAAATATTCACAAAAATTAAAATATGTTACACATATTCCTGCAAAAGAAATTGAAATTTTAATCTGCCATTTATTAGATAAAAATAATATCTGGTTACATATAAATTATAATTCAACATTTGAAAAAGAAAAAGAATTAGAGAAGCTTGTTAATAAGAGAGCTACAAATTATCCTCTTGAATATATCATTAACAAAGCATCATTTTATGGTGAGTCTTTTATAACAAAAGAGGGTGTTTTAATCCCTAGACCAGAAACAGAACTTTTAGTTGATAACGCAATAGAGATTTTAAAAAATAGAAATTGTAAAACAAAAGTTCTTGAAATTGGTACAGGATCAGGAATAATCTCAGTTATGTTAGCTTTATTAATTGAAGATATTGAGATAATTGCAGTTGATATCAATCAAAAAGCATTAGATTTAGCAAAACAAAATGCTATAAAACATAAAGTTAGTAATAAAATAGATTTTAGGTATAGTAATTTATATGAAAATGTAAACGAAGATGATATATTTATGACTATTTCAAATCCACCCTATATTGCAAATGACTACAAACTTCCAGAAAATGTAAAGTTTGAACCATCAAATGCATTATTCGGAGGGAATATTGGTGATGAACTTTTAAAAGATATAATTGATTCTACATATAAAAGAGATATTAAATATCTCTTATGTGAAATGGGTTATGATCAAAAACAACCTTTAGAAAACTATTTTAAATCTTTTGATATAAAAAACTATGAGTTTTATAAAGATTATGAAAAGTTTGATAGAGGATTTACAATACAATTTAATTAA
- a CDS encoding dehypoxanthine futalosine cyclase, with product MVKKIDIKNRRITNEEALDLIKNASLVDLGKLATEKKKQLHPKGVTTFVVDRNINYTNVCWVDCKFCAFYRHGKDDDAYVLSYEEIDKKIEELLAIGGTQILMQGGVHPKLKIDYYEDLVEHIHTKFPQITLHSFSAIEICYIAKVSKISKLEVLKRLQAKGLSSIPGAGAEILSDRVRDIIAPRKIDSDEWIEVHKLAHSIGMKTTATMMFGTVETDEEIIEHWEMIRKLQDETSGFRAFIMWSFQSANTKLKEEIPDLKPQSSNRYLRLLAVSRLYLDNFPNIQSSWVTQGSYIGQMALKFGANDLGSTMMEENVVAAAGATNCMNQDEMIQLIKDVGENPAKRNTAYEILERF from the coding sequence ATGGTTAAAAAAATAGATATTAAAAATAGAAGAATTACAAACGAAGAAGCATTGGATTTAATAAAAAATGCTTCTTTAGTAGATTTAGGTAAACTTGCAACTGAAAAGAAAAAACAGTTGCATCCAAAAGGTGTAACAACATTTGTAGTAGATAGAAATATTAATTATACAAATGTATGTTGGGTAGATTGTAAATTCTGTGCATTTTATAGACATGGAAAAGATGATGATGCTTATGTATTATCATATGAAGAGATAGATAAAAAAATAGAAGAATTACTTGCTATTGGTGGAACACAAATACTTATGCAAGGTGGAGTTCATCCAAAACTTAAAATTGATTATTATGAGGATTTAGTGGAACATATTCATACAAAATTTCCTCAAATTACTCTTCATTCTTTCTCAGCTATTGAAATTTGTTATATTGCTAAGGTTTCAAAAATTTCTAAACTTGAGGTTCTAAAAAGATTACAAGCTAAAGGTTTAAGTTCTATCCCTGGAGCAGGAGCAGAAATACTTTCTGATAGAGTAAGAGATATAATCGCTCCTAGAAAAATTGATAGTGATGAGTGGATAGAGGTTCATAAATTGGCACATTCAATTGGTATGAAAACAACAGCAACTATGATGTTTGGTACAGTTGAAACTGATGAAGAGATAATTGAACATTGGGAAATGATAAGAAAATTACAAGATGAAACAAGTGGATTTAGAGCTTTTATTATGTGGTCATTTCAAAGTGCAAATACAAAATTAAAAGAAGAGATTCCTGATTTAAAACCACAATCTTCAAATAGATATTTAAGATTACTTGCTGTTTCAAGATTATATTTAGATAATTTTCCAAATATACAAAGTTCTTGGGTTACTCAAGGAAGTTATATAGGTCAAATGGCACTAAAATTTGGAGCAAATGATTTAGGAAGTACAATGATGGAAGAAAATGTTGTAGCAGCGGCTGGTGCAACTAATTGTATGAATCAAGATGAAATGATACAACTAATAAA
- a CDS encoding DNA polymerase III subunit delta', protein MIDRKIDSSHILIVSDLDETLNSLLPHYSKHNIRIIRNEQKDEFLLAQAHAAVKEAYISSNEKKYIFLVGKSFRSEAQNSLLKVLEEPPRNIVFIIITNSKSSILPTIFSRIPHKFYKSTSIRNEIDLDIVNFDLKDVYTFLKENQRITKNDAKILIESIMFKINSKKIDLNQKELELFSKSIKLLELNSRPINILTSVLLMLLNRKKRL, encoded by the coding sequence ATGATAGATAGAAAGATTGATTCATCACATATTTTAATAGTTAGTGATTTAGATGAAACTTTAAATTCTCTTTTACCTCATTATTCAAAACATAATATTAGAATAATTAGAAATGAACAAAAAGATGAATTCCTTTTAGCACAAGCTCATGCAGCAGTAAAAGAAGCCTATATTTCATCAAATGAAAAAAAATATATATTTTTAGTTGGTAAATCTTTTAGAAGTGAAGCTCAAAATTCACTATTAAAAGTTTTAGAAGAGCCTCCTAGAAATATTGTATTTATTATTATTACAAATTCTAAATCTTCAATTCTTCCTACAATTTTTTCAAGAATTCCTCACAAGTTTTATAAATCAACATCTATTAGAAATGAAATAGATTTAGATATTGTTAATTTTGATTTAAAAGATGTGTATACCTTTTTAAAAGAGAATCAAAGAATCACTAAAAATGATGCGAAAATCTTAATTGAATCAATAATGTTCAAGATAAATTCAAAAAAGATTGACTTAAATCAAAAAGAGCTTGAACTCTTTTCTAAATCAATAAAACTTCTAGAGTTAAACTCTAGGCCAATTAATATACTTACTTCAGTTTTACTAATGTTGTTAAATAGAAAAAAAAGGTTATAG
- a CDS encoding RNA pyrophosphohydrolase: MTDKKNEELEKDKNYRPNVAAIVLSAKYPEKCEVFIASRTDVENAWQFPQGGIDEGENSRQALFRELEEEIGTREIEIIAEYPKWVSYDFPPSIAKKMYPFDGQIQKYYLVKLKKGAKININTEIPEFSEYKFVPTNKIYDYITFFKRTVYKQVLKYFKKEGYI; encoded by the coding sequence ATGACTGATAAAAAAAACGAAGAACTAGAAAAAGATAAGAATTATCGACCAAATGTCGCAGCAATTGTATTATCAGCTAAATATCCTGAAAAATGTGAAGTTTTTATTGCATCAAGAACAGATGTGGAGAATGCTTGGCAATTTCCACAAGGTGGAATTGATGAAGGAGAAAACTCTAGACAAGCACTTTTTAGAGAGTTAGAAGAAGAGATTGGTACTAGAGAGATAGAGATTATTGCTGAGTATCCTAAATGGGTTAGTTACGACTTCCCCCCATCTATTGCAAAAAAAATGTATCCATTTGATGGACAGATACAAAAGTATTATTTGGTTAAATTAAAAAAAGGTGCAAAAATAAATATTAACACTGAAATTCCAGAATTTAGTGAATATAAATTTGTACCAACAAATAAAATATATGATTATATTACTTTTTTTAAAAGAACAGTATATAAGCAAGTATTGAAATATTTTAAAAAAGAAGGTTATATTTAA
- a CDS encoding HobA family DNA replication regulator gives MQEFLNWTVDTIREDRLISPWLEEKKYEWVPLVSKSIINIFEKGCSVLIITDSERDWFLKYILTNLNSHKQNRPFLPFYNFKSFYKDLDDLKTEDDISFIKDMLNISFPNGYCFWYIGKSNDVRATLPKFTKNSFLWMFDEEIQDAFNLRTKDEALDMKLLQMYRLYDKTLSAALFAEINVEN, from the coding sequence GTGCAAGAGTTTTTAAACTGGACTGTTGATACTATAAGGGAAGATAGACTTATCTCCCCTTGGCTTGAAGAAAAAAAATATGAATGGGTACCTTTAGTTTCAAAATCAATAATTAACATTTTTGAAAAAGGTTGTTCTGTTTTAATTATTACAGATAGTGAAAGAGATTGGTTTTTAAAATATATATTAACGAATTTAAATTCGCATAAGCAAAATAGACCTTTTTTACCTTTCTATAATTTTAAATCATTCTATAAAGATTTAGATGATTTAAAAACAGAAGATGATATTAGTTTTATAAAAGATATGTTAAATATCTCTTTTCCAAATGGATATTGTTTTTGGTATATTGGTAAAAGTAATGATGTTAGAGCAACTTTACCAAAATTTACTAAAAACTCTTTTCTTTGGATGTTTGATGAAGAGATTCAAGATGCATTTAATTTAAGAACTAAAGATGAAGCACTAGATATGAAACTTTTACAAATGTATAGGCTATATGATAAAACTTTAAGTGCAGCATTATTTGCAGAAATTAATGTTGAAAATTAA
- a CDS encoding aspartate kinase — protein sequence MLKVLKFGGTSVGTLERIQNVAEIIKQIKNEGHDVIAVVSAMSGETNKLIEYAESFSKNPNPSEIDMLLSSGERVTSALLSIALNEQGYKTTSMSGREAGIVTDNAHTKARIESIDTTNMKNAISEGKIIIVAGFQGVTENTNRVSTLGRGGSDLTAVAIAGAIEADVCEIYTDVDGIYTTDPRIEPKAKKLDKISYDEMLELASLGAKVLQNRSVEMAKKLNVNLVSRSSFTPEVEGTLITKEENIMEKPVVSGIALDRNQIRVGMYGVIDRPGIASSIFTALADANINVDMIVQTRGADGKTDLDFTIPRTDWEICKNVMATFKEEAAKIDYNDTICKVSIVGVGMKSHTGVASKAFSALAKENINIRIISTSEIKISMIIEEKYAELAVRSLHDAYNLDK from the coding sequence ATGTTAAAAGTTTTAAAATTTGGTGGAACAAGTGTCGGCACACTTGAAAGAATACAAAATGTTGCTGAAATTATTAAACAAATAAAAAATGAAGGACATGATGTAATTGCAGTTGTGTCTGCTATGAGTGGTGAGACAAATAAACTTATAGAGTATGCAGAGAGTTTTTCAAAAAATCCTAATCCATCTGAAATTGATATGTTATTAAGCTCAGGTGAGAGAGTTACATCTGCCCTACTTTCTATTGCTTTAAATGAACAGGGTTATAAAACTACTTCAATGAGTGGACGAGAAGCTGGAATTGTAACAGATAATGCACATACAAAAGCTAGAATAGAATCAATAGATACAACAAATATGAAAAATGCTATTAGCGAGGGTAAAATTATCATCGTTGCTGGTTTTCAAGGTGTAACAGAAAATACAAATAGAGTTTCTACTTTAGGTAGAGGTGGTTCAGATTTGACTGCAGTTGCTATTGCAGGTGCAATAGAAGCTGATGTTTGTGAAATTTATACAGATGTTGATGGTATATATACTACAGATCCAAGAATTGAGCCTAAAGCTAAAAAGCTTGATAAAATTTCTTATGATGAGATGTTAGAGCTTGCTAGTTTAGGAGCAAAAGTTTTACAAAATAGATCTGTAGAAATGGCGAAAAAATTAAATGTAAATTTAGTATCAAGAAGCAGCTTTACGCCAGAAGTTGAAGGTACGCTAATAACTAAGGAAGAAAATATTATGGAAAAACCTGTTGTAAGTGGTATTGCATTAGATAGGAATCAAATTAGAGTTGGAATGTATGGAGTTATCGATAGACCAGGAATCGCTTCATCAATTTTTACAGCGCTTGCAGATGCAAATATAAATGTAGATATGATTGTACAAACAAGAGGTGCTGATGGTAAAACGGATTTAGATTTTACAATTCCAAGAACTGATTGGGAAATTTGTAAAAATGTGATGGCTACATTTAAAGAAGAAGCTGCCAAAATAGATTATAATGATACTATTTGTAAAGTATCTATTGTTGGGGTTGGTATGAAGTCTCATACCGGTGTAGCTTCAAAAGCATTTAGTGCTTTAGCTAAAGAAAATATTAATATAAGAATAATTTCTACAAGTGAGATAAAGATTTCAATGATTATTGAAGAAAAATATGCAGAGTTAGCTGTTAGATCACTTCACGATGCATATAACTTAGATAAGTAG
- a CDS encoding prephenate dehydrogenase, whose product MNIGIIGLGLMGGSLAKALKKYFIAKKIYGYARSDKSKKEIEELNLVDELVDIETLKKECDLIILAIPVDNIISFLPELEDINKNTTIMDLGSTKEFIIENIPSSIRKNFIAAHPMTGTEKSGPKAAIDDLYEGKTVVLCNLEDNDNLHVNRAFRLFQEIGMRIVVMDANEHDVHACYMSHLPHAISFSLANTVMDCEDPKSIIALAAGGFKDMSRVAKSSPDMWTDIFKQNKKNLLNSMEKFENHMKEVRIMIENERYEDLKKWMKKANSLHEIL is encoded by the coding sequence TTGAATATAGGTATTATTGGATTAGGTCTAATGGGAGGTTCATTAGCAAAAGCATTGAAAAAATATTTTATTGCAAAAAAAATATATGGCTATGCAAGAAGTGATAAATCAAAAAAAGAGATTGAAGAATTAAATTTAGTTGATGAATTAGTTGATATTGAAACTTTAAAAAAAGAGTGTGATTTAATCATACTAGCAATCCCTGTTGATAATATTATCTCTTTTCTTCCTGAGTTAGAAGATATTAATAAAAATACTACAATAATGGACTTAGGTTCAACTAAAGAGTTTATTATTGAAAATATTCCGTCATCTATAAGAAAAAATTTTATTGCTGCACACCCTATGACAGGAACTGAAAAATCAGGACCTAAAGCAGCTATTGATGACTTATATGAGGGAAAAACTGTTGTACTTTGTAATCTAGAAGATAATGACAATCTTCACGTAAATAGGGCATTTAGACTTTTTCAAGAAATAGGAATGAGAATTGTAGTTATGGATGCAAATGAACATGATGTTCATGCTTGTTATATGTCTCATCTTCCCCATGCAATATCTTTTTCATTGGCTAATACAGTTATGGATTGTGAAGATCCAAAATCTATTATTGCATTAGCTGCAGGTGGATTTAAAGATATGAGTAGGGTTGCAAAATCAAGTCCAGATATGTGGACAGATATTTTTAAACAAAATAAAAAAAATCTTTTAAACTCAATGGAAAAATTTGAAAACCATATGAAAGAAGTAAGAATTATGATTGAAAATGAAAGATATGAAGATTTAAAAAAATGGATGAAAAAAGCTAATTCTTTACATGAGATACTTTAA
- the hemW gene encoding radical SAM family heme chaperone HemW: MLLYIHIPFCDSKCHYCAFNSYTDRFHLKNEYMKALKKQLKMELERNLKTSDKLETVFIGGGTPSTIKVEEYIEVFEILENFIDKNTEITTECNPNSATIKWLQGMKGLGVNRISFGIQSFDDKKLNFLNRAHNSKGAIKAIQNAKCIGFNSINCDIIYGVEGDSFESIKNDFDTLKSLEIQHISAYSLTLEEGTKFFNKSEVKIDDEELSYKFFKYLKELGFNQYEISNFALNDKYESKHNYGYWQHKNYLGVGAGAVGFIKNKRFYTKKGLEEYIQNPIEYEDIEELNEEDIIVEKVLLGLRCKNGFDSTIINKIQNTKVDELVSLKKLTKKENKIYNNNYLLADELALYILE; encoded by the coding sequence TTGCTTTTATATATACATATTCCATTTTGTGACAGTAAATGTCATTATTGCGCTTTTAACTCATATACAGATAGATTTCATCTAAAAAATGAGTATATGAAAGCTTTGAAAAAACAACTAAAAATGGAATTAGAAAGAAATCTAAAAACTTCAGATAAACTTGAAACAGTCTTTATTGGTGGAGGAACTCCAAGTACAATAAAAGTTGAAGAGTATATTGAAGTATTTGAAATATTAGAAAATTTTATAGATAAAAACACTGAAATAACTACAGAGTGCAATCCAAATTCTGCAACAATAAAATGGCTTCAAGGGATGAAAGGTTTAGGAGTAAACAGAATAAGTTTCGGAATACAAAGTTTTGATGATAAAAAACTAAATTTTCTTAATCGTGCACACAATAGTAAAGGGGCTATAAAAGCTATACAAAATGCAAAATGTATAGGTTTTAATAGTATTAATTGTGATATAATTTACGGAGTTGAGGGAGATAGCTTTGAATCAATAAAAAATGATTTTGATACACTAAAAAGCTTAGAAATACAACATATAAGTGCTTACTCATTAACACTTGAAGAGGGTACTAAATTTTTCAATAAAAGTGAAGTTAAAATTGATGATGAAGAGTTATCTTATAAGTTTTTCAAATATTTAAAAGAACTTGGATTTAATCAATATGAAATATCAAACTTTGCATTAAATGATAAATATGAATCAAAACATAACTATGGATATTGGCAACATAAAAATTATTTGGGTGTAGGTGCAGGTGCAGTTGGTTTTATAAAAAATAAAAGGTTTTATACAAAAAAGGGCTTAGAAGAGTATATACAAAATCCAATTGAATATGAAGATATAGAAGAATTAAATGAAGAAGATATAATAGTAGAAAAAGTTTTGCTGGGCTTGAGGTGTAAAAATGGCTTTGATTCTACAATTATAAATAAAATACAAAATACTAAAGTTGATGAGTTAGTATCACTTAAAAAACTAACAAAAAAAGAGAACAAAATATATAACAACAACTATCTATTAGCAGATGAACTTGCTCTTTATATATTAGAGTAA